Proteins found in one Salvia splendens isolate huo1 chromosome 10, SspV2, whole genome shotgun sequence genomic segment:
- the LOC121752831 gene encoding protein FAR1-RELATED SEQUENCE 5-like — MRKADDVTPWYYVVCNREGQKKSNEDDQLNARSGFSMKRRRLSKRCGCKAGISFKFFSEGRLAGYIIQEFSEPHNHYMVESEHQQYMAINRKLDDVHHKFILDCSKANIGPTLTFKVLKEILGGFDLVGCTVGDIRNASRDIKSYAHGFDVQMVLDDMAKKKEMSEAFTYHYEVNATNQLVALFWCDGLIKRNYHMFGDIVAFDSMYNTNRYCMIFTHFTGKDNHGMPVTFTAGLVCNEKTGAFAWLFRHFVECMGVAPKMNVTDQDLGMRSAIEEILVGTRH; from the exons ATGCGGAAGGCGGACGATGTCACACCCTGGTATTAtgttgtatgcaatagggaaggcCAGAAAAAGTCGAACGAGGATGACCAATTGAATGCACGGTCTGGTTTTTCTATGAAGCGTAGACGGTTATCCAAGCGTTGTGGTTGTAAAGCGGGTATTTCGTTCAAGTTCTTCTCTGAAGGAAGATTAGCAGGTTATATTATTCAGGAGTTCAGCGAGCCTCATAACCATTATATGGTTGAGTCAGAGCATCAGCAATATATGGCAATTAATCGAAAGTTGGATGATGTACATCACAAATTCATTCTTGATTGTTCCAAGGCAAATATAGGCCCCACACTTACCTTTAAGGTGTTGAAGGAAATTCTCGGAGGGTTTGACCTTGTCGGTTGCACTGTCGGGGATATCAGGAATGCTTCTCGAGACATTAAATCATACGCTCATGGATTCGATGTGCAAATGGTGTTGGATGATATGGCTAAGAAGAAGGAAATGTCCGAGGCGTTCACATATCATTACGAAGTTAATGCTACCAACCAGTTGGTTGCTCTCTTTTGGTGTGACGGTTTGATAAAGAGGAATTACCACATGTTTGGTGATATTGTGGCCTTTGACTCCATGTACAACACAAACAG GTATTGTATGATCTTCACTCATTTCACGGGAAAGGACAATCATGGAATGCCTGTAACCTTCACCGCCGGATTGGTATGCAACGAGAAAACAGGGGCATTTGCTTGGTTGTTCAGACATTTCGTTGAATGCATGGGTGTAGCACCCAAGATGAACGTGACAGATCAAGACTTGGGCATGAGATCAGCTATTGAAGAGATTCTTGTTGGCACTCGACACTGA